A single genomic interval of Musa acuminata AAA Group cultivar baxijiao chromosome BXJ3-4, Cavendish_Baxijiao_AAA, whole genome shotgun sequence harbors:
- the LOC135635121 gene encoding auxin-responsive protein SAUR36-like, which produces MKRFRGFKLGRRLVGVWRWVVRRRRPKHYLRLDTPSKSNLSKTSTMTTKIFDWGRHIAGRFCRGPHCRIGARTSADDRKLSAGAPLIEMEGEGQRGWTPPPKGHLAVYVGGEKEGGPPRRYMVPVIYFNHPLFGELLREAEEEFGFHHPGGITIPCPAAKFERVRSRIAAGSERLRCKRASSLLSS; this is translated from the coding sequence ATGAAGAGGTTTAGAGGTTTCAAGTTGGGGCGGCGACTAGTGGGAGTCTGGCGATGGgtcgtccgccgccgccgccccaaACACTACCTCCGCCTCGACACCCCCTCAAAATCCAACCTTTCGAAGACTTCGACGATGACGACGAAGATCTTCGACTGGGGCCGCCACATAGCCGGCCGCTTCTGCCGAGGACCGCACTGCAGGATCGGTGCCCGAACCTCCGCCGACGACCGGAAATTGAGTGCGGGAGCGCCGCTAATAGAAATGGAGGGGGAGGGCCAGCGGGGGTGGACGCCGCCGCCGAAAGGACACCTGGCGGTGTACGTGGGAGGAGAGAAGGAGGGCGGGCCGCCGCGGAGGTACATGGTGCCGGTCATCTACTTCAACCACCCTCTGTTCGGCGAGCTACTGCGGGAGGCAGAGGAGGAGTTCGGGTTCCACCACCCCGGTGGCATCACCATCCCCTGCCCCGCTGCCAAGTTCGAGCGAGTCCGGTCGCGGATCGCCGCTGGCAGCGAGAGGCTCCGCTGCAAGCGCGCCTCTTCCCTTCTCTCCTCCTGA
- the LOC135635119 gene encoding autophagy-related protein 13a-like — protein MATPSESDRTEQIITLFLHKAQHAVLASRIPHLHLSAPRPASARDRWFHLALGDLPAQIGHHGAVMDPLVVDILLTPRGDADDPTGSPEAVVERWTAQCVPPSPWSAAAPHHPHDGSWHRKTYKKSIILLRSLYALLRLLPAHRIFRLLCSSSQPYNYDLSYRISSFVAPLSRAEEAELKQYSFAPVETLFGQLVVSVQYRPSLANFNLEVSSMPPMIITDYVGSPAADPMRPFPSSLPERVSRPIMHQYPPTGIRTSAAPSFDRPHSWNSTPLAHHPLSSASGLPVSEIGFLLPENYGHLVPNQRPLGERKGSSGYNELKLSPPLSTSASPSPPTRGGDSPQSRFHLETAPVSIPTGKSQHRSPNLSDPFKSLLPPPSPRSTRADPYCQESPSRSISFRKSEGSILGDVYSNFHIYAAHKGLKDGRDDSGRFSALSSGGSPRYGFSRSSSRLSIQDDLDDGDFSYPFAVDDVDTSDSQARSFDGKEASEDTLSHKSPEFGSSHKSREAEVGILVHMLKTAAPLRQGQGSLLSSESNAEVSMSSSVMSRKTCDVLEELQSYKELKNLLLSKSKSGSLDSVKQRKE, from the exons ATGGCGACGCCGTCTGAGTCCGATCGGACGGAGCAGATCATCACCCTGTTCCTCCACAAGGCCCAGCATGCCGTCCTCGCCTCCCGCATCCCGCACCTCCACCTCTCCGCCCCCCGCCCCGCCTCCGCCCGCGACCGTTGGTTCCACCTCGCCCTCGGTGACCTCCCCGCCCAGATCGGGCACCATGGCGCGGTCATGGACCCCTTGGTGGTCGACATCCTCCTCACCCCGCGCGGCGATGCCGATGACCCCACTGGCTCCCCTGAGGCCGTCGTCGAGCGCTGGACTGCCCAGTGCGTCCCCCCGTCTCCCTGGTCTGCCGCCGCGCCGCACCATCCCCACGATGGCAGCTGGCATCGCAAGACCTACAAGAAGTCCATAATTCTGCTTAGATCCCTCTACGCGCTGCTCCGGCTCCTCCCGGCTCACCGGATCTTCCGCCTGCTGTGCTCCTCCAGCCAGCCGTATAACTACGACCTCAGCTACAGGATATCCTCCTTCGTGGCGCCTCTCTCCAGGGCGGAAGAGGCGGAACTGAAGCAGTACAGCTTCGCGCCGGTGGAGACCTTGTTCGGCCAGCTCGTCGTGTCGGTGCAGTACCGCCCGAGCCTCGCCAACTTTAATCTTGAGGTCTCATCCATGCCGCCGATGATCATCACGGACTACGTCGGTAGCCCGGCTGCCGATCCCATGAGACCCTTCCCTTCTTCTCTACCGGAACGCGTGTCTCGTCCGATCATGCATCAGTATCCGCCGACGGGCATCCGGACGTCAGCAGCTCCTTCATTCGACCGCCCGCATAGCTGGAATAGTACACCGCTGGCACACCACCCTCTGAGTTCGGCTTCTGGGCTTCCGGTTTCGGAGATAGGTTTCTTGCTGCCTGAGAATTATGGTCATCTGGTGCCAAACCAGCGGCCTTTGGGCGAGAGGAAGGGAAGTTCCGGTTATAACGAGTTGAAACTCTCACCACCACTTTCGACGTCGGCGTCCCCTTCTCCTCCAACGCGTGGTGGTGATTCCCCGCAGTCTAGATTTCATTTGGAGACGGCACCTGTGAGCATACCAACGGGGAAGAGTCAGCACCGCAGCCCCAACCTCTCGGACCCATTCAAGAGCCTTTTGCCTCCTCCATCTCCGAGAAGCACAAGGGCGGATCCTTATTGTCAAGAGTCTCCTTCGAGGAGTATATCTTTCAGAAAATCCGAAGGGTCGATTCTAGGAGATGTGTACTCAAACTTTCACATTTATGCTGCTCATAAG GGTCTCAAGGATGGCCGGGATGATTCTGGAAGGTTCTCTGCTTTGTCTTCTGGTGGATCACCTAGATATGGTTTTTCGAGAAGTTCTAGTCGATTGTCAATTCAGGACGACCTTGATGATGGGGATTTTTCCTACCCATTTGCTGTAGATGATGTTGACACATCAGATTCACAAGCAAG GAGCTTTGATGGTAAGGAAGCATCAGAAGATACTCTGTCTCATAAATCACCAGAATTTGGCTCTTCTCATAAATCACGAGAGGCGGAAGTTGGCATTCTCGTCCACATGCTCAAAACCGCAGCTCCGCTGCGCCAAGGTCAGGGCTCCTTGCTGTCTTCAGAATCGAATGCAGAAGTTAGTATGAGCAGTTCTGTCATGTCTAGGAAAACATGCGACGTGTTAGAGGAGCTCCAAAGCTATAAAGAGCTGAAGAACTTGTTACTTTCGAAGAGTAAATCGGGATCGCTAGATTCTGTAAAACAAAGAAAAGAGTGA
- the LOC135635850 gene encoding RING-H2 finger protein ATL74-like, which yields MPSPTQKNTTATLSPAPPPPPPPPSPSSNKWGPYSSAKDFDANMATVLVVLVCATALAFALHAVFRLLLRRLRRRLPRPSAGGDKPRAGTAPPQLPGSVVFSAGATAVAGAPECAICLAELAEGERVRVLPACSHGFHALCVEAWLVGRSSCPTCRAECRPSPAQPAEP from the coding sequence ATGCCTTCTCCGACGCAAAAGAACACCACCGCCACTCTCTCTCCTGCTccccccccgccgccgccgccgccttctcCTTCTTCTAACAAGTGGGGCCCGTACTCCAGCGCCAAGGACTTCGACGCCAACATGGCCACCGTCCTCGTCGTGCTCGTGTGCGCCACGGCGCTTGCCTTCGCCCTCCACGCCGtcttccgcctcctcctccgtcgCCTGCGCCGCCGCCTCCCTCGGCCGTCCGCCGGCGGGGACAAGCCCCGGGCGGGGACGGCTCCGCCGCAGCTGCCGGGGTCCGTGGTGTTCTCCGCCGGGGCGACCGCGGTGGCGGGCGCCCCGGAGTGCGCCATCTGTCTCGCGGAGCTGGCGGAGGGCGAGCGCGTCCGCGTACTGCCGGCCTGCAGCCACGGGTTCCACGCCCTGTGCGTCGAGGCGTGGCTCGTCGGCCGCTCCTCCTGCCCCACCTGCCGGGCCGAGTGCCGTCCCTCTCCGGCGCAACCGGCGGAGCCGTGA
- the LOC135636324 gene encoding auxin-responsive protein SAUR32-like has translation MQRGREEAGDNTNNNEKIESHRCRRSLAGFFQLRMPHMGHRERKERAAAGLPPKGCMAVRVGQEGEEQRRVVVPVAHLSHPLFAEFLEEAKAEYGFSQPGAISIPCGVDHFRHVNDVIDRERGSAAVHHHHLPLRLLHFACCFGA, from the coding sequence ATGCAGCGTGGACGAGAAGAAGCGGGAGATAACACTAATAACAACGAGAAGATCGAGAGCCAtcgctgtcgtcgctcgctgGCCGGCTTCTTCCAGCTCCGCATGCCGCACATGGGGCACCGCGAGAGGAAGGAGCGGGCGGCCGCGGGGTTGCCGCCCAAGGGGTGCATGGCGGTCAGGGTGGGGCAGGAAGGGGAGGAGCAGCGGCGGGTCGTGGTGCCGGTGGCGCACCTCAGCCACCCCCTCTTCGCGGAGTTCCTGGAGGAGGCGAAGGCGGAGTATGGGTTCAGCCAGCCAGGGGCCATCTCCATCCCCTGCGGCGTTGATCACTTCCGCCACGTGAACGACGTCATCGACCGCGAGAGGGGCAGCGCTGCAGTCCATCACCACCACCTCCCCCTCCGCCTTCTTCACTTTGCATGCTGTTTTGGAGCTTAA
- the LOC135634823 gene encoding COBRA-like protein 7, producing the protein MHALRCNPSTRRLEQGGSDTKNKGNKPTSHLPLSSSICLPLSLLLLHGSAGALLLALTEKMRPATASLSLLLLLLLLLFCGADAYDPMDPDGNITIKWDFMTNSGDMYMVSVSIYNYQLYRHIERPGWRLGWTWPNDEVIWDMRGAETTNQGNCSKFKGDNIPHCCEKSPTIVDLLPGTPYNMQTKNCCRGGVLSSLAQDRTLAMASFQMSMESANISSPATGKPSNFTLGIPGYTCSNATVVAPSKFQFDKQRTTQALMTWEITCSFSQFRESETPSCCVSLSTFYNSTIVSCPRCSCGCQGEPTLPTCSRDGEQSNFLRLPNGDGGSTTSPAVLCTPHMCPIRVHWHVKESYREYWRVKVTITNFNMYSNYSDWNLVIQHPNFRSILQIFSFNYLPLVQYGEINDTAMFWGIKHYNDMLIQCGENGNVQTEMLLHKDAADFTFGGGWAFPRRLSFNGHDCVMPPPDSYPTLPNGSSTLSSLVHCVSLVLSSFLLSVVLLLL; encoded by the exons ATGCATGCACTACGCTGCAACCCATCCACCCGTCGATTAGAGCAAGGGGGAAGCGATACAAAGAACAAAGGGAACAAGCCAACCTCTCACCTTCCTCTCTCCTCCTCCATTTGTCTCCCCCTCTCCCTTCTTCTGCTTCATGGGAGTGCAGGTGCACTTCTCTTGGCGCTGACAGAGAAAATGAGACCCGCGACGGCCTCCctctcgctgctgctgctgctgttgttgttgctgttctGCGGCGCAG ATGCGTACGATCCGATGGACCCCGACGGCAACATCACGATCAAGTGGGATTTCATGACCAACTCCGGGGACATGTACATG GTTTCGGTAAGCATATATAATTACCAGCTGTATCGGCACATCGAGAGACCTGGTTGGAGATTAGGTTGGACATGGCCTAATGATGAAGTGATTTGGGATATGCGGGGAGCCGAAACTACCAATCAAGGAAACTGCTCCAAGTTCAAGGGTGACAACATCCCCCACTGCTGCGAGAAGAGCCCCACCATTGTGGATTTGCTGCCAGGAACACCCTACAACATGCAAACCAAGAACTGCTGCAGGGGAGGTGTGTTGTCTTCACTCGCCCAGGACCGAACACTGGCCATGGCCTCCTTCCAGATGTCCATGGAGTCTGCTAACATCAGCAGTCCCGCCACCGGGAAGCCATCAAACTTCACCCTCGGGATACCTGGTTATACTTGCAGCAATGCCACTGTTGTGGCACCCAGCAAGTTCCAGTTCGACAAGCAACGCACCACCCAGGCACTGA TGACATGGGAAATCACCTGTTCCTTCTCCCAATTCAGGGAATCTGAAACGCCCAGCTGCTGCGTTTCTTTGTCGACGTTCTACAACAGTACCATAGTCTCATGCCCTCGTTGTAGCTGTGGGTGCCAAGGAGAACCGACATTACCCACTTGCTCGAG GGATGGCGAGCAATCGAATTTTCTTCGGTTGCCAAACGGCGATGGTGGCTCGACGACAAGCCCGGCTGTCTTGTGCACGCCGCACATGTGCCCCATTCGCGTGCACTGGCACGTGAAGGAGAGCTACAGAGAGTACTGGCGAGTGAAGGTGACGATCACCAACTTCAACATGTACAGCAACTACAGCGACTGGAATTTGGTGATACAGCATCCCAACTTTCGGAGCATACTACAAATCTTCAGCTTCAACTACCTGCCTCTCGTCCAGTATGGCGAGATCA ATGATACCGCGATGTTTTGGGGCATCAAGCATTACAATGACATGTTGATTCAGTGCGGCGAGAACGGGAATGTGCAGACCGAGATGCTGCTGCACAAAGACGCTGCAGACTTTACCTTCGGTGGAGGCTGGGCTTTCCCGAGGAGGCTATCGTTCAATGGACATGATTGTGTCATGCCGCCGCCGGATTCGTACCCGACGCTGCCCAACGGAAGCTCCACGTTGTCCTCTCTGGTTCATTGTGTCTCCCTGGTTCTCTCGTCGTTCTTGTTGTCTGTAGTCTTGCTGCTCTTGTAA
- the LOC103982606 gene encoding UPF0496 protein 4 codes for MSRPHDGQRTFFPFGNPFRIILPKGSYLSLKLRELQFSFEKNLADKLKKLKPKDNADVLTLSWMRLAIEFLSEAYNSIKTLINELQLPVSDWDEKWIDIYLDSSVKLLDICIALSSELSRLNQGQILLQYVVRLMDVSTSHPSSEQLKKSHLHLHEWIERINSKSFKLESCPVIESLRGTLGLPKVKSSKGKVLMRALYGVKVMTVFICGVFSVMLSGCSKPLIDLHISSEDFFWFEAFSDLQAAANEEIRRRFDSGKVVIFKEIAAVEACASGLCNLTISGCCQKEPVQDGIGINHEEEMIAPRKSTDLERQMLQEYAINLVNGANSLGHELDSVSKQVNDFFEIVLMGRDALLCNLRMSAVTQQ; via the coding sequence ATGAGTCGACCACATGATGGACAGCGGACCTTCTTTCCATTTGGAAATCCTTTTCGTATTATCCTCCCCAAGGGATCTTATTTGTCGCTGAAGCTTCGTGAATTACAGTTTTCTTTTGAGAAAAACTTGGCAGATAAATTGAAAAAGCTCAAGCCTAAGGATAATGCAGATGTCCTTACTCTATCCTGGATGAGGCTTGCTATTGAGTTCTTATCAGAAGCTTATAATAGCATAAAAACTTTAATTAATGAGCTTCAGTTACCTGTTTCTGACTGGGATGAGAAGTGGATTGACATATACTTGGACAGCAGTGTGAAGTTGCTTGATATTTGCATTGCGTTAAGCTCTGAGCTATCCCGATTAAATCAAGGTCAAATTCTGCTTCAGTATGTGGTACGTCTTATGGACGTCTCCACCAGTCATCCTTCATCTGAACAACTCAAAAAATCTCATTTGCATCTTCATGAATGGATCGAACGTATCAACTCCAAGAGTTTCAAACTGGAAAGCTGTCCTGTTATTGAAAGTCTTCGAGGAACTCTTGGTTTACCGAAGGTCAAAAGCTCCAAAGGAAAGGTACTGATGAGAGCCTTATATGGAGTTAAGGTCATGACTGTATTCATTTGTGGTGTCTTTTCAGTGATGCTGTCTGGTTGCTCAAAACCACTGATCGACTTGCACATTTCTTCTGAGGACTTCTTTTGGTTTGAGGCCTTCAGTGACTTGCAAGCTGCTGCAAACGAGGAAATTAGGAGACGGTTTGACAGTGGGAAGGTGGTGATATTCAAAGAGATAGCGGCAGTTGAAGCATGTGCTTCAGGGTTATGCAATTTGACTATCAGCGGCTGTTGTCAGAAAGAACCTGTGCAAGATGGCATTGGCATTAATCATGAAGAGGAAATGATTGCACCAAGGAAGAGCACCGACTTAGAAAGGCAAATGTTGCAGGAGTATGCTATCAATTTGGTCAACGGGGCCAACAGCCTTGGCCATGAGCTAGATTCTGTTTCAAAACAAGTCAATGACTTTTTCGAAATTGTTTTAATGGGTCGTGATGCTTTGCTTTGTAATCTTAGAATGTCTGCGGTAACACAACAGTAG
- the LOC135636638 gene encoding salt tolerance receptor-like cytoplasmic kinase 1, which translates to MHSPFLHYSVSSSCLAHKPHLCRQRLLSSVAHVTMFRRYRIPLCCWCGNADDLELGPAQARVADSPDAEKEAEEEKGVPARRFGCAEIESFAGKFATAAVVGEGGCSTVYLARLPDSSLAALKLHRPSERLHRAFRQELDVLLRLRHPHIVRLLGYCDDSEEEGVLVFEYAPNGSLHEKLHGGGEVLPWARRMAIAYQVAQALDYLHEGCDPQVVHGDVKAANVILDRRLEAKLCDFGSARVGFSAAVAPPRSARAMVVGSPGYVDPHYLRSGMVSKKSDVYSFGVLLLELLTGAEAFDAERERRLTAELGPVLRDPDGRAAEVVDARLSGVYDAGEAKAAAVVAAMCVRDNPSLRPSMAEVVRMLRASASIATVESKSNGKSDS; encoded by the exons ATGCACTCTCCCTTCCTCCATTACTCGGTCTCCTCATCTTGCCTTGCTCATAAGCCTCACCTCTGCCGCCAGCGTCTTCTTAGCTCTGTTGCCCACGTTACGATGTTCCGCAGGTACAGGATACCGCTCTGCTGCTGGTGCGGAAACGCGGACGACTTGGAGCTCGGCCCGGCCCAGGCTCGCGTTGCCGACAGCCCCGACGCTgagaaggaggcggaggaggagaagggggtgCCGGCCCGGCGGTTCGGGTGCGCGGAGATCGAGTCGTTCGCCGGGAAGTTCGCCACCGCCGCGGTGGTCGGTGAGGGCGGGTGCAGCACCGTCTACCTTGCCCGCCTCCCGGACTCCTCTCTCGCTGCCCTTAAGCTCCACCGCCCGAGCGAGCGCCTCCACCGCGCCTTCCGCCAGGAGCTCGACGTActcctccgcctccgccaccCCCACATCGTCCGCCTCCTCGGCTACTGCGACGACAGCg AAGAAGAAGGCGTTTTGGTGTTCGAGTACGCACCCAACGGCAGCCTCCACGAGAAGCTCCACGGCGGCGGGGAGGTGCTGCCGTGGGCGCGGCGGATGGCGATCGCGTACCAGGTGGCGCAAGCGCTCGACTACCTGCACGAAGGGTGCGACCCGCAAGTTGTGCACGGCGACGTGAAGGCTGCAAACGTCATCCTCGACAGACGGCTGGAGGCGAAGCTTTGCGACTTCGGGTCGGCCCGGGTGGGCTTCTCAGCAGCGGTGGCGCCGCCGCGCTCCGCCCGCGCCATGGTGGTGGGATCGCCGGGCTACGTCGACCCACACTACCTGCGCTCCGGAATGGTCTCCAAGAAGAgcgacgtgtacagcttcggggTGCTGCTGCTGGAGCTGCTCACCGGAGCAGAGGCGTTCGACGCGGAGCGAGAGCGGCGGCTGACGGCGGAGCTCGGCCCGGTGCTTCGGGACCCGGACGGTCGGGCCGCGGAGGTTGTGGACGCTAGACTGAGCGGGGTGTACGACGCCGGGGAGGCgaaggcggcggcggtggtggcagcCATGTGCGTCCGGGACAACCCCAGCCTCCGCCCCTCGATGGCGGAGGTCGTCAGGATGCTGCGGGCTTCGGCTTCCATCGCAACCGTTGAATCAAAATCCAACGGCAAGAGTGATTCGTAG